A section of the Streptomyces sp. CG1 genome encodes:
- a CDS encoding dihydrofolate reductase family protein, with product MDQLLRVVNFNVSSDGIGAGEHQSLERPFGHDHPERLFAWAGATASWPMRTDPGGSRGLDDYFTRDFARNIGAEIMGRNKFGPQRGPWQDQEWRGWWGDEPPFRTPVFVMTHHARPSFTLSDTTFHFVDGDPAAVLAQAREAAQGKDVRLGGGVTSIRQFLDADLVDTMHVAVSPVKLGSGLRLWESPDELLDRFHLEVVPSPSGVTHHLFWRG from the coding sequence GTGGATCAACTGCTGAGAGTCGTGAATTTCAACGTCTCGAGTGACGGGATCGGTGCCGGTGAGCACCAGAGTCTCGAGAGACCGTTCGGCCACGACCATCCCGAGAGGCTGTTCGCATGGGCCGGAGCCACGGCGAGCTGGCCCATGCGCACGGATCCCGGCGGGAGCCGGGGCCTCGACGACTACTTCACGCGAGACTTCGCACGCAACATCGGTGCCGAGATCATGGGCCGCAACAAGTTCGGGCCCCAGCGCGGGCCCTGGCAGGACCAGGAGTGGCGCGGCTGGTGGGGGGACGAACCCCCTTTCCGCACCCCGGTGTTCGTCATGACCCACCACGCGCGTCCTTCGTTCACGCTCTCCGACACCACGTTCCACTTCGTCGACGGCGACCCGGCCGCGGTACTCGCGCAGGCGCGGGAGGCGGCGCAGGGAAAGGACGTCAGGCTCGGCGGCGGGGTCACCTCCATCCGGCAGTTCCTCGACGCCGACCTCGTCGACACCATGCATGTGGCGGTCTCGCCGGTGAAGCTCGGGTCCGGACTACGACTCTGGGAGTCCCCCGATGAGCTGCTCGACCGGTTTCACCTGGAGGTCGTGCCCAGCCCGAGCGGCGTGACGCACCACCTGTTCTGGCGAGGGTGA